The following proteins are encoded in a genomic region of Paenibacillus sp. FSL R7-0273:
- a CDS encoding glycoside hydrolase family 3 protein has translation MSTDKIGIPLEGFAEFSRIVAAEGAVLLRNEGNVLPLRDNETASVFGRTQVNYYRSGTGSGGSVNVAYTTNLLDGLRSKQNIKVNEELAAVYEEWIQQNPFDNGGGGWAAEPWHQKEMPLTEELVKQARSVSDKAIVVIGRTAGEDQDNADAAGSYQLTGDEKTMLTQVTAAFEQTVVVLNVSNIIDMSWLNDASHANPISGVIYSWQGGMEGGNAIADVLAGDVTPSGKLTDTIAYSIDDYPSTVNYGNEFKNLYQEDIYVGYRYFETFCPEKVQFEFGYGLSYTTFSVEPKDAKLFTKDEKTYIWIDVTVTNTGSTYAGKEVVQAYYEAPQGKLGQPARALAAFAKTGVLYPGESETIALGFELRTMASYDDAGVTGHPSAYVLEAGTYRLYAGTSIRQAVPVSLEGKDGYVLEALEVVEQLQEALAPSESFTRMVPGARRADGSYELTYAEAPKQKISLAARIEQNLPQSLEQTGDQGYKLRDVQEGKVSLAAFVAQLSDEDLAALVRGEGMSSPLVTPGTASAFGGVTDSLYSYGIPVACTSDGPSGIRMDSGQKATQVSIGTLLAATWNPELVEELYVMEGQELLRNNIDTLLGPGLNIRRSPLNGRNFEYFSEDPLVSGVFAAACTRGIRKGGSSATLKHFACNNQEKYRSKVDAVVSERALREIYLKGFEIAVKEGGANSIMTSYNPVNGHWAASNYDLNTTILRGEWGFRGIVMTDWWAVMNDCAEGGPADRKYTNWMVRAQNDLYMVVSNYGAETNAYGDNTIEALANGTLTRGELQRSAVNILEFILQAPVSSREQVIEEAVESFTANPSLAAEQAQSLSAQGQVTLAAEGTALLNVEQSGVYRLFARVKSPDTELAQSACNLNLNGRTVTTVQTNGTEGRLIQLKLVKAQLEAGLYELTLEHVKPGMQVEAIEFKQV, from the coding sequence TTGAGCACTGATAAAATTGGAATACCTTTAGAAGGCTTTGCTGAATTCAGCAGAATTGTAGCGGCAGAGGGTGCTGTACTGCTGCGTAATGAAGGAAATGTGCTGCCGCTCCGTGATAACGAAACCGCTTCAGTTTTTGGCAGAACCCAGGTGAACTACTACCGCAGCGGCACAGGCTCCGGCGGCAGCGTGAATGTGGCATACACGACCAATCTGCTGGACGGGCTGCGCAGCAAACAGAATATTAAGGTCAATGAAGAGCTGGCGGCAGTCTACGAAGAGTGGATTCAGCAGAATCCGTTCGATAATGGCGGGGGCGGCTGGGCAGCCGAGCCTTGGCACCAGAAGGAGATGCCGCTGACCGAGGAGCTGGTGAAGCAGGCCAGAAGCGTGTCGGATAAGGCCATTGTGGTTATCGGACGCACCGCCGGCGAAGACCAGGACAATGCCGATGCGGCGGGAAGCTATCAGCTGACCGGGGACGAGAAGACGATGCTGACGCAGGTAACAGCAGCCTTCGAGCAGACAGTTGTTGTGCTGAATGTATCGAATATTATTGATATGAGCTGGCTGAACGACGCAAGCCATGCCAACCCGATCTCCGGTGTAATCTACTCCTGGCAGGGTGGTATGGAGGGCGGCAATGCGATTGCCGACGTACTGGCCGGAGACGTTACGCCAAGCGGCAAACTGACCGATACGATTGCTTATTCCATTGATGATTATCCGTCTACGGTCAACTACGGCAACGAATTCAAGAACCTGTACCAGGAAGATATTTATGTGGGCTACCGGTATTTTGAGACGTTTTGTCCGGAAAAGGTCCAGTTTGAATTTGGCTACGGGCTGTCCTATACCACTTTTAGTGTAGAGCCGAAAGACGCAAAGCTGTTCACCAAGGATGAGAAAACCTATATATGGATCGACGTAACGGTAACCAATACAGGCAGTACTTATGCCGGAAAAGAAGTCGTACAGGCCTACTACGAGGCACCGCAGGGCAAGCTGGGCCAGCCTGCCAGGGCTCTCGCCGCCTTCGCAAAGACCGGAGTGCTGTATCCGGGTGAGTCCGAGACGATTGCGCTTGGCTTCGAGCTGCGGACTATGGCTTCCTATGATGATGCCGGCGTGACAGGTCATCCGTCCGCGTATGTACTGGAAGCGGGAACCTACCGCCTGTACGCAGGAACCAGCATCCGGCAGGCTGTTCCTGTCAGTCTGGAGGGTAAAGACGGTTATGTGCTGGAAGCACTCGAGGTAGTGGAGCAGCTGCAGGAGGCGCTGGCGCCTTCAGAGAGCTTCACCCGGATGGTGCCGGGCGCCCGCCGGGCGGACGGCTCCTATGAGCTGACTTATGCGGAGGCGCCGAAGCAGAAGATTTCACTGGCTGCGCGTATTGAGCAGAACCTGCCGCAGAGTCTGGAGCAGACCGGCGACCAGGGCTATAAGCTGCGTGATGTGCAGGAGGGCAAGGTCAGCCTGGCAGCGTTCGTTGCCCAGCTGAGCGATGAGGATCTGGCTGCCCTGGTCAGAGGCGAGGGGATGAGCAGCCCGCTTGTTACACCGGGCACGGCATCGGCCTTCGGCGGTGTGACCGATTCGCTGTACAGCTACGGCATTCCGGTGGCCTGTACCTCTGACGGCCCATCCGGCATCCGTATGGACAGCGGGCAGAAGGCGACACAGGTCTCAATCGGAACGCTGCTGGCGGCAACCTGGAATCCGGAGCTGGTGGAGGAGCTGTATGTGATGGAGGGGCAGGAGCTGCTTCGCAACAATATCGACACGCTGCTTGGACCTGGCCTCAACATCCGCCGCAGCCCGCTGAACGGGCGTAACTTTGAATACTTCTCCGAAGATCCGCTGGTCTCAGGAGTGTTCGCCGCAGCCTGCACCCGCGGGATCCGCAAGGGCGGGTCGAGTGCGACGCTGAAGCATTTTGCCTGCAACAACCAGGAGAAGTACCGCAGCAAGGTTGATGCGGTTGTATCCGAGCGTGCCCTGCGCGAGATTTATTTGAAGGGCTTTGAGATTGCAGTCAAAGAGGGCGGAGCCAACTCCATCATGACCTCCTATAACCCGGTCAACGGGCACTGGGCGGCCTCCAATTATGACCTGAATACAACCATTCTCCGCGGAGAATGGGGCTTTAGAGGCATCGTAATGACCGACTGGTGGGCGGTGATGAACGATTGTGCAGAGGGCGGCCCGGCAGACCGCAAATATACAAACTGGATGGTCCGCGCCCAGAACGACCTGTACATGGTGGTCAGCAACTACGGTGCGGAAACCAACGCTTACGGCGACAATACCATTGAGGCGCTGGCAAACGGTACACTGACCCGCGGAGAGCTGCAGCGCAGTGCGGTCAACATTCTGGAGTTCATCCTGCAGGCGCCGGTCTCCTCCAGAGAGCAGGTAATCGAAGAGGCAGTGGAATCCTTTACAGCCAATCCGTCGCTGGCAGCAGAACAGGCCCAGTCCCTGTCTGCGCAAGGGCAGGTCACCCTGGCTGCCGAGGGCACAGCCCTTCTGAACGTAGAGCAGTCCGGTGTATACCGGCTGTTCGCCCGCGTGAAGTCCCCGGATACTGAGCTGGCGCAGAGCGCCTGCAACCTGAACCTGAACGGCCGGACGGTGACCACCGTTCAGACGAACGGAACCGAAGGCCGCCTGATCCAGCTGAAGCTGGTCAAAGCGCAGCTGGAAGCAGGTCTGTATGAGCTGACGCTTGAGCATGTGAAGCCTGGTATGCAGGTGGAAGCTATTGAATTTAAACAGGTGTAG
- a CDS encoding lysozyme inhibitor LprI family protein yields MKKAILLTTIICSLALAGCGNNAGQNTDNSAGSDPAVQETAAPAVTAPPTAEPEETEAAATAAPAAEQTPAASGTKQEYLDKLDAVEAGLSDLQEKYDSGVTASMREAANEEYERWDKVLNEIYAELKNQLSESEMADLKEKQLDWITYRDETAEAAAAKFEGGTMQPLEHVAVLAGTTKDRSYELVNMYMK; encoded by the coding sequence ATGAAAAAAGCAATACTGTTAACAACGATAATATGCAGCCTGGCGCTGGCCGGCTGCGGAAATAACGCAGGGCAGAATACCGATAATTCGGCCGGATCAGACCCGGCCGTACAGGAGACCGCAGCCCCGGCAGTAACGGCTCCGCCAACAGCGGAGCCTGAGGAGACAGAAGCCGCAGCAACCGCAGCCCCGGCGGCTGAGCAGACTCCGGCAGCTTCAGGCACCAAACAGGAATATCTGGATAAGCTGGATGCTGTGGAGGCCGGACTCAGCGATTTGCAGGAGAAATATGATTCCGGGGTAACAGCATCCATGAGGGAGGCTGCAAATGAGGAGTACGAGCGCTGGGATAAGGTGCTGAATGAAATTTATGCGGAGCTCAAAAACCAGCTCTCTGAAAGCGAAATGGCCGATCTCAAGGAGAAACAGCTGGACTGGATTACCTACCGGGACGAAACAGCAGAGGCAGCTGCAGCCAAGTTTGAAGGCGGCACGATGCAGCCGCTGGAACATGTGGCCGTGCTGGCAGGCACTACGAAGGACAGAAGCTATGAGCTTGTGAATATGTACATGAAGTAA
- a CDS encoding AraC family transcriptional regulator, whose amino-acid sequence MYEWNEMVQRMIDWIDSDPADAPTLLRMSEQLGYSPYYCTRQFHTLTGMTVRDYIRLRRISRAALELRDTDERILDIAVKYGFSSQEAFSRAFMKAFKLTPGAYRTARCPIPLAIRAEVFSPYHYLMKEREKMREVHLQPAEIKLEFIPAHKFIGIRDLGSNNYGSFWKNGHDCDEVSGTLESMSHHTLEGQLGQTAGWFYEDGQKGYLYGIPVPADYAGEIPGGMECREIPASEYLVFFHPSFDYLQDNGAVMRTVEEVAWNYDPKQMGYVWDEEEKQDYQRHFPEGYGYAVLRPVRKLGLE is encoded by the coding sequence ATGTACGAATGGAACGAAATGGTCCAACGGATGATTGACTGGATTGACAGTGATCCTGCGGACGCGCCTACGCTGCTGCGGATGTCGGAGCAGCTCGGCTATTCGCCGTATTACTGCACCAGGCAGTTTCACACCCTGACCGGAATGACGGTGCGGGACTATATCCGGCTGCGGCGGATCAGCCGTGCCGCCCTGGAGCTCCGCGATACGGATGAGCGCATACTGGATATAGCCGTAAAATACGGATTTTCTTCGCAGGAGGCGTTCTCGCGGGCATTTATGAAGGCTTTTAAGCTGACGCCGGGAGCGTACCGTACGGCCCGCTGCCCCATTCCGCTCGCTATTCGTGCCGAGGTCTTCTCTCCTTATCATTATCTGATGAAGGAGCGCGAAAAGATGAGAGAGGTGCATCTGCAGCCGGCGGAGATTAAGCTTGAGTTCATACCGGCCCATAAGTTTATCGGCATCCGGGATCTGGGCTCGAACAATTACGGGAGCTTCTGGAAGAACGGGCATGATTGCGACGAGGTGTCGGGCACACTGGAGAGCATGTCCCATCATACCCTGGAAGGCCAGCTTGGCCAGACCGCCGGCTGGTTCTACGAAGACGGGCAAAAAGGCTATCTGTACGGAATCCCGGTACCGGCTGACTATGCCGGCGAGATCCCGGGCGGTATGGAGTGCCGGGAGATTCCGGCTTCGGAGTATCTGGTCTTTTTCCACCCGTCGTTTGATTACCTGCAGGATAACGGTGCAGTCATGCGTACGGTCGAGGAGGTGGCCTGGAACTATGATCCGAAGCAGATGGGCTACGTCTGGGATGAGGAAGAGAAGCAGGATTACCAGCGTCACTTTCCGGAGGGCTACGGCTATGCCGTGCTGCGGCCGGTGAGGAAGCTTGGGCTGGAGTAA
- a CDS encoding alpha-L-arabinofuranosidase C-terminal domain-containing protein, with protein sequence MTGFRDQLIAHYKFDDTTNAGKDSSGQGREGTAFGTTAPVVGEVAGRTAVRFAGGPSGTSYIQLPAGLLTNVSDNNGLTVSAWVNFSKGTNVWERIFDFGKSEAGPYLFLTRGLRGTLTAGGDLSADPGRGFANGEWIHFALSITGTQGGTLSSAGPVVYVNGEAAADGSISQTASGNYAQLRKWFATFADPDNYSRNFIGSSQYTVDSDFAGALSDLRIYAAGLSADEVIEVMCESLTDEEIVKLAADKYLSLPTAIVTQDLSLPAALMGGKVKVAWTSDKPGVLSDQGEIRQMDGAEAVTLTAVLGKGAVSVRKSFELSVLPEHLPPYTLTIHGDREVLDVSEVMYGLFYEDINNAADGGIYAELVQNRSFESFAFDTYSQVSGECGCSTGRNREPLFAWSGDTDKMAPQHQGGLNEFFGLTDQDVNSTYVTVADGAAIRNRGFADSNGYCAMAVKQGGQYDFTIWAKSEAGGTIVLQLQDAEGNAVSDKVSVTVEGGSSWQKYGVRPEIVLTGTATVLAQLELVFSGEISIDMVSLMPREVWGAGEEDRSQTARANYLGNPNYRLRKDLVNALADMHPKFLRFPGGCISEGSFIWDNVYDWKDSIGSVELRKENFNVWGYMMTMGLGYMEYFQLAEDLNAVPLPVMACGVLCQARSDYAHPAGGELRDYFIKNFTDLIDFALSMDFEQNEWAAMRRTMGHEAPFDLRYLGVGNENWGTEFFANFEVFKAAIDAYMELHYPGYELHIISTVGAQADDDAYQQGWKFLSGNLRGTAEVAFADGPKVIEETVTWYRNQPDYMDTIADEHYYRSNEYLLKNADRYNYYYRAYQPDGSIDWKASSKVFVGEYASTDKNTLAGAVAEAAIMTGFENNADVVRLAAYAPLFNKVLTDGTYRWTPDCIWFDDETVWFTPNYYVQQLYARYLGTKVLATSFSAYAKGKPALLLPHGGIELAAGSADILAKGVRVTSNKDGSVLLEQDFTKELHPGWQVIPGSAEHVVQGGEGLLLKGQGSGRSGLYFLDDSWSDYTVEVTASRIQGEDGFYVGVGLTAIAAETKNVLEYAVGYGGNATGLKVFKQGVEAYTLGDYSSSTAAGNLRAAGYEEIEDNTDYTITVNYGGADGSRLICSYTDGQTASRVLDYKLEAYNSEVFNSVTKDAEHVYVKLVNPDAVAKATALQLQNLNVSGSARLITLTGDASLVHVPNVNQKNNERIVPREQLITISDSPLVLNLPAHSVNVLVLDLGA encoded by the coding sequence ATGACGGGTTTTCGTGATCAGCTTATTGCCCATTATAAGTTCGATGACACAACAAATGCCGGTAAGGACAGCTCAGGACAGGGACGTGAGGGCACAGCCTTCGGCACGACAGCACCAGTGGTAGGCGAGGTGGCGGGAAGGACAGCTGTCAGGTTCGCGGGCGGGCCAAGCGGCACTTCCTACATTCAGCTGCCTGCCGGCCTGCTTACAAATGTAAGCGACAACAATGGCCTGACGGTGTCTGCCTGGGTGAATTTCAGCAAGGGGACGAATGTGTGGGAGCGTATCTTTGATTTTGGCAAAAGCGAAGCCGGACCGTATCTGTTCCTGACCCGGGGCTTACGCGGTACGCTTACGGCCGGAGGCGACCTGTCGGCCGATCCGGGGAGAGGCTTTGCGAACGGGGAGTGGATTCATTTTGCCCTATCCATTACCGGAACACAGGGCGGAACGCTGAGCAGCGCCGGTCCGGTGGTCTATGTGAACGGTGAGGCGGCGGCCGACGGCTCCATCAGCCAGACGGCAAGCGGCAATTACGCCCAGCTGCGTAAATGGTTTGCTACCTTTGCCGACCCGGATAATTACAGCCGCAATTTTATCGGGAGCTCGCAGTACACGGTTGATTCTGATTTTGCCGGAGCATTGTCCGATCTGCGGATTTATGCAGCCGGTCTGTCGGCGGATGAGGTCATTGAGGTGATGTGCGAATCGCTGACGGATGAGGAAATCGTGAAGCTGGCGGCAGACAAATATTTGTCGCTTCCTACTGCAATTGTTACACAGGACCTCTCCTTGCCTGCAGCGCTGATGGGCGGAAAAGTCAAGGTCGCCTGGACCTCAGACAAGCCTGGGGTTCTGTCCGATCAGGGCGAAATCCGGCAGATGGACGGGGCAGAGGCGGTAACGCTAACGGCGGTGCTGGGCAAAGGGGCTGTATCCGTCCGCAAAAGCTTTGAGCTCTCCGTGCTGCCTGAGCATCTGCCCCCCTACACGCTGACGATCCACGGTGACCGTGAGGTGCTGGATGTCAGTGAGGTGATGTACGGTTTATTTTATGAGGATATCAACAATGCGGCTGACGGCGGCATCTATGCCGAGCTGGTGCAGAACCGTTCGTTTGAGTCGTTTGCCTTTGATACCTATTCGCAGGTCTCCGGCGAATGCGGCTGCTCGACCGGAAGGAACCGTGAACCGCTGTTCGCCTGGTCTGGAGATACGGACAAAATGGCACCGCAGCACCAGGGCGGCTTGAATGAATTTTTTGGCCTCACCGATCAGGATGTGAACTCCACTTATGTGACAGTAGCAGACGGAGCGGCCATCCGTAACCGCGGCTTCGCCGACTCGAACGGGTATTGTGCCATGGCGGTTAAGCAGGGCGGCCAATACGATTTTACCATCTGGGCCAAGTCGGAGGCTGGCGGAACGATTGTGCTGCAGCTGCAGGATGCCGAGGGAAATGCGGTCAGTGATAAGGTCAGTGTAACGGTGGAAGGCGGAAGTAGCTGGCAGAAGTATGGAGTCCGGCCGGAAATTGTGCTGACAGGAACAGCTACTGTATTAGCTCAGCTGGAGCTGGTATTCAGCGGTGAGATTTCCATTGATATGGTTTCGCTTATGCCGCGTGAGGTATGGGGGGCCGGAGAAGAGGATCGCTCGCAGACCGCCCGCGCCAATTACCTGGGTAACCCGAACTACCGTCTGAGAAAAGATTTGGTGAACGCGCTCGCGGACATGCATCCCAAATTCCTGCGCTTTCCGGGCGGCTGTATTTCCGAGGGCTCCTTCATCTGGGATAATGTCTATGACTGGAAGGACTCCATCGGCAGTGTGGAGCTGCGTAAGGAGAATTTTAACGTCTGGGGCTACATGATGACTATGGGCCTCGGCTATATGGAATATTTTCAGCTGGCAGAGGATCTGAATGCGGTTCCGCTTCCGGTTATGGCTTGCGGTGTGCTCTGTCAGGCCCGTTCAGACTACGCCCACCCGGCTGGCGGGGAGCTGCGTGACTATTTCATTAAGAACTTTACCGATCTGATCGACTTTGCGCTGAGCATGGATTTTGAGCAGAATGAATGGGCTGCAATGCGGAGAACGATGGGGCACGAGGCACCATTTGACCTGCGTTATCTGGGCGTCGGGAATGAGAACTGGGGCACGGAGTTTTTTGCTAACTTTGAGGTGTTCAAGGCGGCAATAGATGCTTATATGGAGCTGCACTATCCGGGCTATGAGCTGCATATTATCTCGACAGTCGGCGCCCAGGCGGATGATGATGCCTACCAGCAGGGCTGGAAATTCCTGAGCGGTAATCTGCGCGGAACGGCGGAGGTTGCTTTTGCCGACGGCCCTAAAGTTATTGAAGAAACGGTGACCTGGTACCGGAATCAGCCGGACTATATGGATACCATTGCGGATGAGCATTATTACCGTTCCAATGAATATCTGCTCAAGAACGCGGACCGCTATAACTATTACTATAGAGCTTATCAGCCTGACGGCAGCATCGACTGGAAGGCAAGCTCCAAGGTGTTTGTCGGGGAGTATGCTTCCACGGATAAAAATACACTGGCCGGCGCAGTAGCTGAAGCTGCAATCATGACCGGGTTCGAAAATAACGCTGACGTTGTCCGGCTGGCCGCCTACGCCCCGCTGTTCAACAAAGTACTGACCGACGGAACCTACCGCTGGACCCCGGACTGCATCTGGTTTGACGATGAGACGGTCTGGTTCACGCCGAACTATTATGTGCAGCAGCTGTACGCCAGATATCTGGGCACTAAGGTGCTTGCGACCTCTTTCTCCGCCTATGCCAAGGGCAAACCGGCTTTACTTCTTCCGCATGGCGGGATTGAGCTTGCTGCGGGCAGCGCGGATATTCTGGCAAAAGGGGTCAGGGTAACCTCGAATAAGGACGGCAGCGTGCTGCTGGAGCAGGACTTCACCAAAGAGCTTCATCCCGGCTGGCAGGTCATCCCCGGTTCGGCGGAGCATGTAGTGCAGGGCGGCGAAGGCCTGCTGCTGAAGGGACAGGGCAGCGGCCGCAGCGGGCTGTATTTCCTGGACGACAGCTGGTCTGATTATACCGTGGAGGTTACGGCTTCCCGGATACAAGGCGAAGATGGCTTCTATGTCGGTGTGGGTTTAACGGCTATTGCTGCGGAGACCAAAAATGTTCTGGAGTATGCTGTAGGCTACGGCGGAAACGCCACGGGTCTTAAGGTGTTCAAGCAGGGTGTAGAGGCTTACACGCTTGGCGATTACTCCTCCAGCACGGCGGCTGGCAATCTGCGGGCGGCAGGTTATGAAGAGATTGAGGACAACACAGATTACACTATTACCGTGAACTATGGGGGCGCAGACGGCAGTAGGCTGATCTGTTCGTACACAGACGGGCAGACGGCCAGCCGGGTGCTGGATTACAAGCTGGAGGCCTACAACAGCGAGGTGTTCAACTCGGTAACCAAAGATGCAGAGCATGTGTATGTGAAGCTGGTCAACCCTGATGCTGTGGCAAAAGCAACCGCGCTGCAGCTGCAGAATCTGAACGTATCCGGTTCTGCGAGGTTGATCACCCTGACCGGCGATGCCTCGCTGGTTCATGTACCTAATGTGAATCAGAAGAATAACGAGCGGATCGTGCCCCGGGAGCAGCTTATTACGATATCGGACAGCCCGCTGGTGCTGAATCTGCCGGCCCATTCGGTGAATGTGCTGGTGCTGGATCTAGGGGCATAG
- a CDS encoding helix-turn-helix domain-containing protein: MINIEKTGKRIAMLRREKQLSQEQLAERLQVSAQAVSKWETGRSLPETATLPLLSAVLGQSIDSLLLPQELALLSAVYTDGNGQQDVTSLVSRFLSRDQLVLTVSDQLFDGLLQSDRAKLLIIKYETPSGVYSTYALTGQQLALDVHTKGYSLGVPGLTLVHAAYGNELAGRDMLKKMQHYAYFGWQQFTVDQQLFPGTMGHEGKEYLLLVYWNAKGIQAVSCAEGEQMHYNAERTRMFVTALSRQRYIIDNVQQLGFGKGMDCSWAGALYTALTAMGTATSYEEVMGVSGACWRAAFTPVWDYSAADALTAYDYASPAFSAYGLKARWADRLSAEERRLETSAVMESLHNHHLPVAINLRVAPEWGVITGYLDNGNTLLCRSYFDDETFTELKDDPEFGETMKNSNGYLYVDHWPYRLLFLEKPDGNPPPSELDNLLASLRMKLDSMQAGEQQGYLLGYRALDAWQEALLDDVWYTAAEEETFTRRYSVNHFCMMALTDARRSAAAYLRASLPLILNAQAYALQAEMAAIYDQIYTLLDHHYSNMTPPAALRTQPGLKQLWDRKERTQQAELLHKTAGLERRGDELAAMILEQLQTE, encoded by the coding sequence ATGATCAATATCGAAAAAACAGGCAAGCGGATCGCCATGCTCCGCAGAGAAAAGCAGCTATCCCAGGAGCAGCTGGCTGAGCGGCTGCAGGTCAGCGCCCAGGCTGTATCCAAGTGGGAGACCGGCCGGTCACTACCCGAGACAGCTACCCTGCCGCTGCTCTCCGCTGTTTTGGGCCAATCTATCGACAGCCTTCTGCTGCCGCAGGAGCTTGCGTTACTGTCAGCAGTCTACACAGACGGTAACGGGCAGCAGGACGTTACTTCTCTGGTAAGCCGGTTCCTTAGCCGTGATCAGCTCGTTCTGACTGTCAGCGATCAGCTTTTTGACGGATTACTGCAGAGCGACCGTGCCAAGCTGCTGATCATTAAATACGAAACACCCTCAGGTGTATATTCAACCTATGCGTTAACAGGACAGCAGCTGGCATTAGATGTGCATACCAAAGGCTATTCCCTTGGTGTGCCTGGGCTTACGCTTGTGCATGCCGCTTACGGCAATGAGCTTGCCGGCCGGGATATGCTGAAGAAGATGCAGCACTATGCTTATTTTGGATGGCAGCAGTTTACGGTGGATCAGCAGCTTTTTCCGGGCACAATGGGGCATGAGGGAAAGGAATACCTGCTGCTTGTCTATTGGAACGCGAAGGGGATCCAGGCGGTAAGCTGCGCGGAGGGAGAGCAGATGCATTACAACGCCGAGCGGACCCGGATGTTTGTGACGGCCTTATCCCGGCAGCGATACATCATAGATAACGTGCAGCAGCTCGGTTTTGGCAAAGGTATGGACTGTTCGTGGGCCGGGGCGCTTTATACCGCTTTAACAGCAATGGGCACAGCCACCAGCTATGAAGAGGTTATGGGCGTCTCGGGAGCTTGCTGGAGGGCTGCTTTTACTCCGGTATGGGATTACAGCGCAGCTGACGCCCTAACTGCCTATGACTATGCTTCACCGGCTTTCAGTGCTTACGGGCTTAAGGCCCGCTGGGCGGACCGGCTTAGCGCAGAAGAACGCAGGCTGGAAACGTCTGCTGTCATGGAAAGCCTCCATAATCACCACCTGCCGGTTGCCATAAATCTGAGGGTCGCTCCCGAGTGGGGCGTTATTACAGGCTATCTCGATAACGGGAATACGCTGCTGTGCCGCAGCTATTTCGACGATGAGACCTTTACGGAGCTGAAGGATGACCCGGAATTCGGGGAAACGATGAAAAATAGTAACGGGTACCTGTATGTGGACCATTGGCCGTATAGACTTCTTTTTCTGGAAAAGCCGGATGGTAACCCGCCGCCGTCTGAACTGGATAATCTCCTTGCCTCTCTGCGCATGAAGCTGGATTCGATGCAGGCCGGAGAGCAGCAGGGCTATCTGCTGGGCTACCGTGCCCTGGATGCCTGGCAAGAGGCGCTGCTGGACGATGTCTGGTACACGGCTGCAGAAGAAGAGACGTTCACACGTCGTTATAGCGTCAATCACTTCTGCATGATGGCCTTAACAGACGCCCGGAGAAGCGCCGCCGCTTATCTTAGAGCCTCTCTGCCGCTTATACTGAATGCTCAGGCGTATGCGCTACAGGCCGAGATGGCAGCTATCTATGATCAGATATATACGCTGCTTGATCATCACTACAGTAATATGACTCCTCCTGCAGCGCTGCGGACACAGCCCGGACTCAAGCAGCTCTGGGACCGGAAGGAGCGCACGCAGCAGGCAGAGCTTCTGCATAAGACAGCCGGGCTTGAACGGCGGGGAGATGAGCTGGCTGCGATGATTCTGGAGCAGTTGCAGACGGAGTAG
- a CDS encoding GNAT family N-acetyltransferase, which yields MVNVEQLAAFIYRNNTGIQKCGYAGSTLADIVHDLEGGLKESSVLLYEGDELCAAVLLDIYEAGEDGQCDIEVWGPFSKDGEAGRIRQLLDGLQTAASEQATRYIHFFVSGENRPFLDALGASDAFSVLKETGHYHYAADLNVTFPSVHNSSLSYIAMTGSESGLLEQLNGLHAAAFPDAIVTKEDIAAELERSPHSEYDLYSILDEGCFTGYAIVRRNGITSTIHLEYLGVIPGARGRGTGRQIIGFLAETYRKRQFNTMKLVVSENNPMAVRFYERLDFYRESAMQHMIVSSK from the coding sequence ATGGTTAATGTAGAGCAGCTGGCAGCGTTTATTTACAGGAACAATACGGGAATCCAGAAATGCGGATATGCGGGGAGCACCCTGGCGGATATAGTGCATGATCTGGAGGGGGGGCTGAAGGAGAGCAGCGTTCTTTTGTATGAAGGGGATGAGCTTTGCGCAGCGGTGCTGCTGGATATTTATGAAGCCGGGGAGGACGGGCAGTGTGATATAGAGGTGTGGGGACCGTTCAGCAAGGACGGTGAGGCGGGCAGGATCAGGCAGCTGCTGGATGGCTTGCAGACGGCGGCCAGCGAACAGGCTACCCGGTATATTCACTTTTTTGTGAGCGGAGAGAACCGGCCTTTTCTGGATGCCTTGGGTGCTTCGGATGCTTTCAGCGTGCTCAAAGAGACCGGGCATTATCATTACGCCGCTGATCTTAACGTCACCTTCCCTTCAGTACATAACAGCAGCTTATCCTATATCGCCATGACCGGCTCCGAGTCCGGATTACTGGAACAGCTTAACGGTTTGCATGCTGCCGCCTTTCCAGATGCGATTGTGACAAAAGAGGACATTGCAGCAGAACTGGAACGCAGTCCTCACAGTGAATATGACCTCTACTCCATTCTGGATGAAGGATGCTTCACAGGCTATGCGATAGTCCGCAGGAACGGAATTACCTCTACAATCCATTTGGAATACTTAGGTGTGATTCCCGGAGCAAGAGGCAGGGGAACCGGCAGGCAGATCATCGGCTTTCTCGCTGAAACCTACAGGAAGAGACAGTTTAATACCATGAAGCTGGTGGTCAGTGAAAATAACCCCATGGCAGTCCGCTTCTATGAGCGCCTGGATTTTTACAGGGAGTCGGCTATGCAGCATATGATCGTCAGCAGTAAATAA